The stretch of DNA ACGAAGTTCGGAAACACCAAGGCTTGCTGTTAGCCGCAATTCAGCGGGGTCGTCTAAACGAATTTGCCCAATCGCACCTCGTGCCTTTTCAGCTTGCGCGAATGCGGCTTCGACGTCATAACCCGGCAATACGATGCAGAACTCTTCGCCACCGTAACGACAAACCAATCCGTTGCTTGAGAACATTTCGCGGACCGCTGCCGATACCGCTCGCAACACTTCGTCGCCCGTGTGGTGACCGTAGGTGTCGTTAACGCTCTTGAAATGGTCAACGTCGATCATGATGCACGAAAGCGACTTCGCATCGCGCTTCGCCTCGGACCACATCCCGTCAAATATTTCAAAGAAGGCTCGTCGGTTTAAGCAACCCGTTAGCGAGTCTTGAGTAGCCAGAATGTTAAGCTCATCGTTCTTGCGAGTGATTTCGTCTCGGCTTCGCTCGAGCAGATCTAGCATTCGTTCGAGTTCAAGGCGGTGTTCTTCGACGTGCGTCACATCACGGAAGGTTGCCAATACGCCTCGTCCAGACTTGCCTTTGCCAAGCGGGGCGGCGTTGACCGATAGAATCCGCTCGGAATCGGAATCGAAGGTGTAACGCAGCATCCTTTCGCTCTGCAGTTCACCGTTAAGCATGGCCATCGTCCAAGGCAATGCATCGTCGTTACTCTCGCCCACCCAGGCAAGGTCACTCGCCGGTCGTCGTTCGAGTTCCTCGGCGCTGAGTCCAACAATGGTGGTGAACGCCTTATTGGCCAATACAATCTTTCCGGTTTCATCGAGGACCAACAGACCTTCGGCGAGCGTGTCGAGAGCTTGACGCACGCGATCGGGGACAACTTGAGTGCTGCTAAACACTCCCATCACCCGAGCAACGAAGATGGTATAGGCAACGATGCCGAAGACCACAAAGTAGCTAAGCAATCGAACCATTGGGTTGATCAAGACGCCGCCGACATAGGTCTTTGCGGCGCGTCGATAACAATACTCCACTCGTCCCCATGGACGGTGGTTCAGCATGATGGGGACGGTCGCGGTGACGACTTCGCTCTCGGAATCGTCGACCGATTCGTGAACGTTCAGTTTTCCGTCGAAAACGACATCAGGAGGAATATCTTGCGGCCAGATTTCGGCGTGATGCCCGGTATCCGTCCGCAGCGTTCCCATGTCACTGCGGACACCGATCGAAAGCAGGTCCGGGTGACGATCAACGGTGGCTTGAAGACTCGCCTTCAGGTCGTTCCAGTTTTGCCTTCGAATGTGCACCGTGGCATTAATCGCGACAATCTCGCTCAAGTCACGGCGCGCACGCATCTGTAGCGCCGCAGAGTCGGGGATAAACCCGAGCCACTGGGCGCTCAATATGAGACTTGCTCCCACGCACACAAGTGCGAAGGCAAGTCGTATCGATGCGAAGTACTTTTTAAACAAGAGCCCGTGCTGTGCGATTGTTTAGGGAGGGATGGATGCGCGCAGGCGCAGCGGTTCGAGGGGAGTAAACCGTAGTTAAATGTTGCCTACGGCTTAGCATTTGCCGTCTTGAAGTAGCCGGATCAGTACTCGGATGAAGAAAACCCTGGTCACTGGGCCGAGTTTTTCGATCGTGCCGGATGAACCGGAAACAACGGTCACATCGCATTCACCGCGTCGGGATTGGCGTCGCCACCTCGATTAAATCGCGTGACGCCTGTCGCTCCCGATTACTTAGCCAAGGATGTCTTCGATCTCGTCTTTCTTGCCACCCTTGCTACCCTGGTTGGCCGAAAGGATTGCAGTCGGGTCAACGATTCGCCACGATGGAATTCCCGAAGCAACCGCCGTGAAGAATGCACCGCCTCGGAACACCATCAACACATAGCCGATAGAGAACAAGCCAGCGGCCGATCCAGCGGATCCGATGATGTAATCCAATGCTCCTTCTTCGGCATCAGCCACGACCTGTTCCCAATCGAGCCAATCGAGTTGCGAGTTGATGGCGGCCAATTGAGTCCGACTTGCGCCAATGTACTGAGTGTTGAATTGGTTCTCGTGGAAATGGAAGCCACTGAAGTTCATGGCATCGCCGCTCGTATTGAACGACAAGGAAAGGTCATTGCCGGATAGTAAACGCAGTTTCTCTAT from Rubripirellula amarantea encodes:
- a CDS encoding sensor domain-containing diguanylate cyclase/phosphohydrolase codes for the protein MSAQWLGFIPDSAALQMRARRDLSEIVAINATVHIRRQNWNDLKASLQATVDRHPDLLSIGVRSDMGTLRTDTGHHAEIWPQDIPPDVVFDGKLNVHESVDDSESEVVTATVPIMLNHRPWGRVEYCYRRAAKTYVGGVLINPMVRLLSYFVVFGIVAYTIFVARVMGVFSSTQVVPDRVRQALDTLAEGLLVLDETGKIVLANKAFTTIVGLSAEELERRPASDLAWVGESNDDALPWTMAMLNGELQSERMLRYTFDSDSERILSVNAAPLGKGKSGRGVLATFRDVTHVEEHRLELERMLDLLERSRDEITRKNDELNILATQDSLTGCLNRRAFFEIFDGMWSEAKRDAKSLSCIMIDVDHFKSVNDTYGHHTGDEVLRAVSAAVREMFSSNGLVCRYGGEEFCIVLPGYDVEAAFAQAEKARGAIGQIRLDDPAELRLTASLGVSELRFEAKDTQDLINQADACLYVAKREGRNRSIVFNKSMIVTDESAENAAAEALAVANSERVEIPYKAVTALMSALSFRDTKTAEHSRRVADLCARASEGLMNPSERYVLEVAGLLHDIGKIGVPDEILFKPGPLTPEEWEVMGRHDNIGVDIVFGAFDCPPLTAIMANHHAFYNGAGRERDLPSGENIPVGARLLSIADTYDAIVSDRPYRKGKSHEEAIAEIRRCAGTQFDPTLVEHFVSKIEAAIPTLATGAIAIQKFAAIKIGAQIEKLANAIDQQDAAQINHLFNDIRVLAENSGLVSIAEATPVSSDESDETKITRELLRDARDLVDTCRSAQIDFLRKSFEHQNEAEADA